Below is a genomic region from Oceaniferula flava.
GTGTTTTTAATCCTGACCCTCCTTTTTGACGTTTCATTTTGTTTTCCAATTTTCGAGCGTCACCAAGACTCATGCGAACGCTACGCCATTTTAATTTCCATGGACGATAGGATGCTGTCCATTTCGACATGCCATCGTTGTGTTGCACGACTCGAATCGTTACATCTTCGGAAATGCCGATGTAAATTTTGCCCGATGGGTTTTCGATGATGTAAACTTGATAATCGATGATTACAGATAACAAAAAAGCCGTCC
It encodes:
- a CDS encoding GIY-YIG nuclease family protein yields the protein TAFLLSVIIDYQVYIIENPSGKIYIGISEDVTIRVVQHNDGMSKWTASYRPWKLKWRSVRMSLGDARKLENKMKRQKGGSGLKTLMHVYSAEQPGSSSGS